From a single Peromyscus maniculatus bairdii isolate BWxNUB_F1_BW_parent chromosome 4, HU_Pman_BW_mat_3.1, whole genome shotgun sequence genomic region:
- the Nkx2-2 gene encoding homeobox protein Nkx-2.2, which yields MSLTNTKTGFSVKDILDLPDTNDEEGSVAEGPEEESEGPEPAKRAGPLGQGALDAVQSLPLKSPFYDSNDNPYTRWLASTEGLQYSLHGLAASAPPQDSSSKSPEPSADESPDNDKETPGGGGDAGKKRKRRVLFSKAQTYELERRFRQQRYLSAPEREHLASLIRLTPTQVKIWFQNHRYKMKRARAEKGMEVTPLPSPRRVAVPVLVRDGKPCHALKAQDLAAATFQAGIPFSAYSAQSLQHMQYNAQYSSASTPQYPTAHPLVQAQQWTW from the exons ATGTCGCTGACCAACACAAAGACGGGGTTTTCAGTCAAGGACATCTTGGACCTTCCGGACACCAACGATGAGGAAGGCTCTGTGGCCGAAGGGCCGGAGGAGGAAAGCGAAGGGCCGGAGCCCGCCAAGAGGGCCGGGCCGCTGGGGCAGGGCGCCCTGGACGCGGTGCAGAGCCTGCCCCTTAAGAGCCCTTTCTACGACAGCAACGACAACCCCTACACTCGCTGGCTGGCCAGCACCGAGGGCCTCCAGTACTCCC tgCACGGGCTGGCGGCCAGCGCTCCCCCCCAAGACTCCAGCTCCAAGTCCCCAGAGCCCTCGGCTGACGAGTCACCGGACAATGACAAGGAGACCCCGGGCGGCGGGGGGGACGCAGGCAAGAAGCGGAAGCGCCGAGTTCTGTTCTCCAAAGCGCAGACCTACGAGCTGGAGCGGCGCTTCCGGCAACAGCGGTACCTGTCGGCGCCGGAGCGCGAGCACCTGGCCAGCCTCATCCGCCTCACGCCCACGCAGGTCAAGATCTGGTTCCAGAACCATCGCTACAAGATGAAGCGTGCCCGGGCCGAGAAAGGTATGGAGGTGACACCCTTGCCCTCGCCGCGCCGTGTGGCCGTGCCGGTCTTGGTCAGGGACGGCAAACCGTGCCACGCGCTcaaagcccaggacctggcagcTGCCACCTTCCAGGCAGGCATCCCCTTTTCCGCCTACAGCGCGCAGTCGCTGCAGCACATGCAGTACAACGCCCAGTACAGCTCGGCCAGCACCCCCCAGTACCCGACAGCTCACCCCCTGGTCCAGGCCCAGCAGTGGACTTGGTGA